Below is a genomic region from Rhododendron vialii isolate Sample 1 chromosome 5a, ASM3025357v1.
AAATTAGATATTCACGTATCTTTAATGCATATAAATACATggaaaaatctaggaagtgGTTTATTTGATAAACCCAATTACTAGTTAGTATgactaacttattatccaatggataatattttcctttgtattttttgaccaatggataaaatgaataaggtaatatatacttgaatactatttgaaataaccaaatgtcctttaggcatgtgtatataagtctatatacaactatatatgagtactttatcaaatctagcacaaaatatcattgatagaaaatctagattttctattgtccaatggataaaagttttcctaacttttattgtccaatgggtaaaggttcgtctatggttaggagattgtaactagatgaattggtagttcggttcttccaactaatcggttgaaaactaattctacttgccacgtagaatttctagtcaagaaatataatttaagattttattttatacactaggaaaatatacaagtatttctacaagtatacttgtcttttgaaaatgactagattgtccggtgcaaagaaatataattttataagtctcaaatctagttatgacggattattaaagttaaaaaggaattttaaaggaaatccaagtaatttaaaataaaatttaaatatttaacgaaatttttatttaccaaaaatcaagctCATTACAGATGTGAATGCCCTGCTCCTAAAGAGTCCCATAACCCATTTCATTAATCTAGTTTAAGAGAGCTAGGTAACATATCTTTATATAGTCTGGAAGTTCTTCCATTGTATTTATATCCCACCTGAAAGTACCAAAGTACATTTTAATTACTCCCATGTTTCATaattgttttattattttgtggaagttgtactgttttttttttttttttttgcataaaaactAAAGACAGATGTGCATAAGATGTAAATTTTTCCTGCACCAATTTACATAATTAATTCAGATCTTTAAATTGCTGCAGGCTAAGTTGAAAACTAATTATGCAccaaaatgcttttttttttattattgagaAATCTCAAATTAAAGAGAAACAATATGAGATGAAGGGACTATTCATTAAGAAAGCAAAGCAGCATTCAGCTATAGATcatattcaaaatttcaaatatgtACATCACTGCAACCAACCTTTCAACGGCATTAGTGAAAATTTCTAGTTCATCCAGTGTGCCATAAACATCATAGACATCATCAATTGTTGTGATAAGAGCATTGACAATTGTAATATTTCTCCTAAGATTTGAGAATTGGGGCTTGAAATTGAGGCCAATAGTCCACAAGAAATTCTCCATCAACCTGTCCCTAGCAAAGCCCAATTTTTTTGCCAACCCGATTTTGCTCCACCACCAAAATCAAAGACGAAGCGATGATTTACGAAACATAACACTGAAGAAACAAATGAGAAGGTAATAGTATATGTGAGCTAGGGTGAGTAGTATAGTAATAACTTAATATGGAATTGCAGAATTCTGAAACAACTTATTGTAATTGGATCCTCGAATAATACAGATAATAGGGGTAAGACCCAACATTATATTATGAACGATATGGGTTGAATTCGATACACTTCATGGCCGTGGCCTAATTACCTTTTTGAGGACTAAGGCAAAATCTCTATTTAaggttttttattatttaattaactaattagtTCAATTCAAATTAAGTTTTAACAATTATACTCTGACAAATAAATCACACAATTATACTCTGACAAATAAATCACACAATTTcatggccgtcggtacgttttctctcccccaatggtcggtactcatagatttatTGTTATAAATAATCTAAACAataaatctatgagtaccgaccattgggggagagaaaacgtaccgacggccgccggcgggccgtctccggccaccggacggccgatccgagccgttcaaaaattctaaaaaataaaaccgagggggtcaacgcgggaatcaagggcatccgaggtgtttagggtgcttgatcaaagcacccttttttcgtgtatatatgtacacacacatatatacacgaaaaaagggtgctttgatcaagcaccctaaacacctcggatgcccttgattcccgcgttgaccccctcggttttattttttagaatttttgaacggctcggatcggccgtccggtggccggagacggcccgccggcggccgtcggtacgttttccctccccgtggtcggtacatatagcaacactctatTTATAAATGATGAAACtgcatttttctctttgatGTACTCATCACGGCAAGTTCAATTGATTTTGCATCAAGTATAGTGGACCAATAAATACATCATCGTAGCCATGGTCCGCCCCTGCATTCTCAACCAATTGACCTTCCCCGTTTCAGAACGggaaataaattcttattttttaagaagataatttcaagttcagaAATAATGGACTTACTTACATACCCCCAccacgaaggtctctctctctctctctctctctctctctctctctctctctctctctccttccttgtTTCAGATAGATAGATTACCCCCACTATTTACTTCTCATCCTCATCAATTAGAGGGTTTCAAGTTGAGAAACCCTAAACTGTTGTGCTgccaaaaaaaacctaattcgAAAATTTGAGAAACCCCTAATTCGGAAATatgagaaaccctaaattggAGTTGTTAACAACAAACAATGAACTTACTAGTTCCAAAGTTTTATTGTATTTCCATCACTAAAGTAGCTACCTATTTGCCAGCATATTTAACTGAAACAAATCTAAGCCGTGATATGCCTATTTTGAGAATTCGAGAGAGGTGATCATTGTTCTTCTCATTAGCCTATGTGTTGGATCCTTTTTCCAATTTAAGCGGCTTGCAGGCTTCAATTTTGATACCCTTTTTCTTCTCCTGGAAAGTCAGAAGCTTCCTCACAATAGCAGGAAACCGAGTACTTGGTGAAGTGCTTCTATCAAGTTTATGGAGAATATCGTTAGGGCGGCGAACACCAATACGGCCATTGTTCCATGCATAATCAAACGTGTCAAGGAGCTGAGCTTCTGTTTTTCCAGCATTGCTCTTATTCTTCATCTGTTCAACATCAAGAAAAgggaacaagaaaagaaaaatggttaaAATTCTACAACCTGACATACACTATTGGGGGATCTCAATCACAATATAGATAAGCACGTGTAGTATAGTGATTTGTATTGTAGGGTAACAAAACGAATTTTATGCCATTGCCTAAGGAGAAATGTTGTCAACTTCTTTATTTGATGACTCACTTCAAGCAGGTAAAGATGAAGATAAAAATGAATACAAAATCACCATGGCAAAGTAGTATTGTGTAGCACCACCTCTTCACCAAACTATATCAATACATGACATTCATTCTTGAATTTGATTAGCTCGTTCATCCATTTAGAATATAGATATTGTAGTTTGTTGCTGAATAATTTGTACTTGTAGCCAATTTTAGCATGaacttgtccaaaaaaaaatcatgtatctAGGTGTCCATATATCGCTCACTCGCATTTGAATGTCACTGTAATAGTTCCGTTTTGTCAAATGAAAAGTATAGTTCTCTGTCTTGTATACTCTGCATTCATTGTaacagttttgttttgttaaatgaAAAGTTTAGTTCTTGTCTTGTCTTGTATACTTGACATTCTAGTCTTGTAAGTGTTTTTTCTGGCCTTCTTGTTATTTCAACACTTCAACTACAGATGAGTGACCTCTGTGTGTTTTGAGCATGTTACTGTTAGGGTTTACCGTTTCTAGGTAGGAATTGATACATTGTTGGCAATTCTTTGGCTAGATGTTGAACGGTTTGCTTATTCTTGGTGTGCTAATCACTTGTTTATctactttcagattttttagaAGAATCCTACCAAGATCAAGAACAAGGAGTGCCGCAACACCACTTTGAATGGTGCTATGCAAGAGGGCAAGGACAAAGCTATGCAAGAGGGAGATCTCCTTTTTGCATCTAGATCATCAAAACTGCTACTATCCTAGCAAGAGGGAGAGCACAAAGTAGTTCGACAACTCCAAAATCAAGTTCCCCTTGGTGTATGGAGCGTCCAGCCAAGAAGAGATGTTAGCCAACTCCAAAATCAAGCTCCCCATGGTGTATGGAGCATCCAGCCAAGAAGAGATGTTAGCGACActtaggatttttctttttcattttgcttgtaaTATAGCTTGGGGTAGACGACGATGATGATGTTTGGCTTATGCCTCTTTTGTAAAACATTATGTTTTCATGTCAGCTAAATTTAAAACTTATGTTTCAATTGCAATTGAAATGCtggtttgctgttttttttggttgctaTTGCTAACTGAGACGTCGAGCTAGATTGAAAACAAGGGAAACTCTGTcgaattttttagaaaataccTTGTGTTGAAGAGTAGTTCACTTGCTTGTATTGTTTTATATCGTGTCATATGTCCTGTGTCCCATTTTGTGTCCTTGAAAGCTGTCCATATCGTGTCATGTGTCCCCTTTTGTGTCCTTGAAAGAGCTTATTGTTTGTCGGTCTTGTAATGACCTTTCATAAGGTAGATGGTTTGGAGAATTCTGTTTGAAGTTGACTTCTTTAATGAGACGCATTCtacttttgttcataaaattgcACCACTTCTTTAATTTCTTTATGCTTCTGTAATGACCTGATTGCTTGTTGAATTCATAGTTCCATCAGTCACCAATATCAATACTAGAATTATGCTAGTGTATGTAGTTCTGGAAAAAATTTGGCATAGTCTCCCCTGTTTTTTGGTCCTAGCCCGACGTCTAACATCTCAGTCTGTACAATAAAAACAACATGAGGTTACGCACAAGCCCCTCCCGGGCATTTCTCATTCTAAATCACAAGTCACAAGCTATATTCATAGCCAAAATCTATTGCCAAATTATCATTTCACAACGAAGACCGTAATACAATAAATTTAAAACCCACGCCGGGCTGTTCTCATCACAATTATCAATTACATACGAAGTTAGGTTTCGCAATATTACAACTTGATATTACAAAGCTTAGTACATATTGATATTccaaactacaacaaattgATCATTTTCCTTGGCCTTTGATTCACTTGAATAGCTTCAATCTCTTTCACTGCCTTTTCGAGTTTCTACTAGTCTTTGCAAAGCTATTGGTCCCATAGCTAACTTTCGCAGCAGCTAAGCTATCCTTTACGTACAGTTGCATGATCAGatgatttcttttcccatccTTTAGATTTACCAGATGGCTCTCTCCCTTGGCCGCACCATATTTTTTCTCCGCTCAACTCCACCAACGAACATCTACAGCAATGAAAAGAATAACATTACAAAGTTGAGCATTATGCGACCAACTTAAATTGAAGATAGAGTAGCAAGCTATCAAAAATAAAGATGGTCAACAGATTCATCTAAAGATGGTCAAGCCATCAACTAAGTCCCAATTTTGAACAAGGTTATAAGTGTTTATGTTGGATTGTGTTCATATTCAGATTGGTGGACTACTTTGGTGGTGTGTTCAGTTTGTGTCCAGTGTGTATCCTACAAGAATCCCCAAGCTTCGTGAATTATCATATGGAACTATGGAATGCTGGCTCCTGGAAGAAACGATCAGTCAGTCCATCCATTTGAGAAGGGAAGAAGGTATCCTATAGTCAAAGCAGCAGCTGCTACTTATTCTCTGCTGTTGTTCAGTCAATCCAACTCAATGTGTTGTTGAGCCATGGCAATCTCGTTAGTCATGTTCGTTGTTGGACCATGTGTGGACTGCTAGCGTAACGACCCTAGCCCGTCCCTAGAGGTTAAGCCATAACAAAACACCGGTAGAACTCCCACCAAGGCCATATCAAATAACAATTACCTCATAAGCAACAAAAACATGATTAGAAGATGCTAATAAGCCTGTCTTTAGTGAACATAAGGTCCTAGAGTGAAAGATATGAAGTTAGACAACCAATCTCAAGAAATAATTTCAGAATCTGAAAtttcatcaacttcaacttaaaatctgACTTTGCACAGAAATAATTAAGGTACAAACTCCACAtactttttacaaaaatgctaggggtacatatgaaatgtacatattatgtacatatcagttttgtggggcccacctcgggtcccacaaagatgattcaaaccgcccatttttttcaaacatttttttatggagccctgtaaaaaatcagcacaacccgatatcggtaaggattttttcttaatttgtggaggcgaaactacttaactgcttagtttcgcccctacaaattcagaaaaaatccttaccgatatcgggttaagttgattttttacagggcatgttttaaaaataatgagctgttcagatcatttttgtgggacccgaattgggccccacaaaatctatatgtacattgtatGTACATATTATATGTACCAATAGCAGCACTCTACTTTTTAAGGTCTAtgaatctagtttcaaaatcagaaaacggTTCGTAATTTCATCGCTCGAGCTAAAAATTATGGCCGTTTCCCCAACATGTTTTGGTGCAGACTGCACAGTTCTGAAAATGAGTGATGCTAGGTTAAGAATTTCTATAGAGCTCAATACTTCAAACTTGGTCCTGAAATTTTTATCGTAGATAGAAGACTCATAGAGAAACTCTCAGTAAAATTCTCAGAAATTTAAGAACTTTCAAACTATCTCAATAAAATTTCCCAAAATCAGACAAACATGAATTTTCCAATTCTGCAGAATTCTAAACCAAGTAATTTCTGTTCTAAACTATTTAAACTACACGAAATCCAAACATTCGATAGGGCTTTCATGAGTTCTTCAACTCCCTAACAAAAACCCAACTCCAAATTCCAATTAAACTTGAAATCAATCTACTAAAGCAGCAAGGAATATGAATTTCACACTAAGAACTTGGAATTCATACCTACTTGAATTTCGATCAGCAAAGCTAGGATATTTCCTTCTAGAATTTCGATCAGCAAACCAAGTATTAGTGTAACAAGATGCCAAAACATATACAATTATTTACCTGCTGATGCCGTTGCTCGAGGCACAACTTCTCTGAATTTGCCATGCCAAGCACCTCTGATCAGGTCTGAGCCTTGAATCTGTGGGTGGCAACTTCTCCTGCATAAAGTTACTTTGGGAGTCAAATAGAATTTCAGGGATTGACTTTGAACACCCACCGAAAcaatttaggggttttttttttcaagaaactcaattTAGGTTTTTCTCCCAGCAACTTAGCGATTAgttcaaggagagagagagaccttcgtggAGGGGTAACGTTGGACTGCCCAGAAGCCGGTTGTGGTGGCGGTCGCCGGCGGTGGAGAGCGCTGCCCTCGTCTGCGTTGACCAGGAGAATCAGCCCGAGATAGGGAGGGGGGATTTGAGAACAGAAGACTTGGGGTTGGGTACCAGTGGTAGAGGTGGGAAGCGTGGTCACCGGTGGAGGTGGAAGCGTCGTCaccggtgatggtggtggtggtggtggtggtggtggtgggagcaACCCTCTCTCTCGATTCTCTTCTCATTGTGAATGTGGGGATGGAAGGAAAAGGGGAAATGCGACCTGgaagctagggttttttttcataaagtcaaaacaacgtcgttttgaGATGATGTCAGCTGACATCAGCACGTTGTGTGAATGTGAATGGTTGTGtgtctagcatttttgttatatAAGCATGAAGTTATCTTTCTTGTCAGGAAGAGAAAAGCATGATACTTGGAATTTATTATCGCATAATTTTAGCGAACTTtaaagaataatgtgaacgcAAAGAAATGATGCATATTTACGAGACACGAgaaatgaaaagtgaaatacAAAAAGTAATGTGAAAATGGAATGTAAAAAGATTAatgattgtgtgagcatgagagctCGGTAGGATCAGTAAAGTTGGTCGGTGGAATCATGGCTTGGTATGCGTGTGTGAGCATGATAGTCTGGTGGGATCTGAAAGAATGGTCAACAAAATCATGACTTGGGTGTGTGTGTTACCTAGGAACCCAATGGGATTTGAAAGAATAGTCGGCGGTACTAGTGTCGTGTTGTGTTGTGAGTTGATTAAAGACTGAGAGCCCAGTGGAATTTGAAAAATACGGTCGGCGGAAGCAGTGCTTTTAGGTAGCAAAATCTAAGATTAGCCTAGGAGCCCGATAGGATATGAAATATGGTGGGCGGAACCAGTGCAATGATACGAAATTACGATACACTGAAATGACAATGACACTCTAATTAACTCTGACAAGACACTAATactttattttgttgatttgttgTTAATTATGAGATGAAATacaattactttacaaaatcatatactccctccgtccctttttaagtgtcctgcttcgtaactccaacttattaaaaagacatcatcattacacctttcacatcaactttttcctccactttccctacttacccatcatcattacacttttactcactaacttttcaaaataaaatctacttttagggacaaaatagacaatacaccaacttttaccccccctaactttacaaaatagacacttattaagggacagcccaaaatggaatactgaacacaaaaaaagggacagagggagtactactttcgtcccataatgtttgtccggttcGCAAAATGAGGTCttaaaaataatccaatttttgccagaaaaattcatatttttttcaacaacttactagatatcaatgagttcttttaatttgtgaaaaagagtttgaatttttcttggcaaaaatatattattttaaaaaatattattttacgGACTGGACAAACaatatgggacagagggagtaatacggagtatatatttttcttagtgTAAGCAACATAGGCATAGAGTTAGCTACTGAGCTTATTGAGTTTAAAAGCTCATCAGCAATGGCCGAGCCACTTGGAGACGAGTGGGGGCGCCCCCACtaagtgggttttttttttttttttagattttgtatttttcttattttgatttCTTAAATTGTTCTTTGTTTAATCACTTCAATACTTTTTGTATATCATTTCtaattaatttcttattttaaaTATTACAATAATTCTATTACACTGGCGAAGTGAGATGTCTAAATGTTTAATACAAAAAATAGCCACCACTTACCATTAATTTGAAACTCTCCAATGAATAATGTCCAAATTCATAAGTGGCTAAAACATGAGTTATATAGATTATACTTTGTTAATTATTTACAATTCTTAAAGTAGTATTGTATTTGTCGATAGAACCCACAATATCAAGACGAAGTTAAAGGTTTAAGGACAAAATTAAACTTGTAAAgaaaagtgtattttttttctaattggaTCGGGGTTGTTAAATATTGacattttagttattgtgtATTTAACTGCTCTAAGACTTGATCCGCTGTGATAACCCAaacttaaaataaataaataaaaggaatcatttttttaaatttcttcgTAAAAATTCTATCGCCGCGGTTAATCTTAGATTAATTTTTAAAGCCAACAGTAAACTTTTGATGTTTTTCTAAGAACGTAGGATATGCAACACAAACAAATAGGGACTGGTTCCACACTGTCGGTAGGAATTTAATTTCCCAGAAAAGATTTTCCGTCGGTGGTGAGTGAGATTCATGCTAGCAGATAAGGATTGGGCAAGATTTATGAGTTGGGTGTGGATCGGAGCATAtgtattaatttattttttcttgaactTTGACTGCGCCATATCAAGGTCTCAACCCTCCCGAATCACAATACCGACGTTTTTATCTCGAAGATGTCCAATCTGTAGAGAAATACATTAGATTATAAATAAATGGGAAGATTCTAGGgaaattttgtacaaaaaaaatcgaTGACCACACCACTAATCAGCATATAGTCGCTAAATATATtattaaaagaataaaaaggtAAATGAATGGTTAAAGAACCATACCCCCGGGTAAGCATTATATTTTCTCTTATTTGCATAGATGACTCTCTCTTTTCCCTTGGACTTTGTATATTCCATTTCTTTGTCCTAGTAAGTAAAAAAAACGTGAGAGAGGATTTTTTCGTCCCTTTCATGAAAAATAGGATGTGCTTACCCTAAGAAAGCGGATCATATTCATATCACGTTCCTCTCGAAGCACAACACTGACGTTTCTGAAGATATTGTCCATAGCTTGGGGATTGAATAGAGGCTTAATAGTTGCTTAAGAGGTTTCTACAGTCAGGATGTTCCTGGACAAATAGTTAGAATGTTTCTATACTAAATTGATGTAGAGCTATGCAGTTCACAATTTCTCTTAAATAAAATAACCTCAATCAATAACTTAGTAAAAATGCCCAAATTACTATCATGAGGGACATGGCGGGAACATGAGACATCTAATTCCAAAACATCCCCACAGATGTGTTCCCTCCATATAATTGCAAGGGGGAAACATGGAAAACCCATTCACACATTTGGTAAccactccttctctctctctcttaaaccaCGTTAACCTCTGATCTCCAAAGGAAAACCGCTTCCCCTATTTGCAGAGCATGCCTGTACCTAATGAATGTAGAAATTGGCACATCAACTCAGCACTTTGGAATAGTACAGCAATTCCCCATTCGGAAAACTTCATGGCTGCCAGAAACCC
It encodes:
- the LOC131327087 gene encoding uncharacterized protein LOC131327087, producing the protein MRRESRERVAPTTTTTTTTTITGDDASTSTGDHASHLYHWYPTPSLLFSNPPSLSRADSPGQRRRGQRSPPPATATTTGFWAVQRYPSTKEKLPPTDSRLRPDQRCLAWQIQRSCASSNGISRCSLVELSGEKIWCGQGREPSGKSKGWEKKSSDHATVRKG